tcacttgGGCTTCACATTTGCACTTTTGTTTCAGTCATTCCTCTGAGTGGGCACCAAATTCACAGTCTGCCTTTTGGACACTGTTAACAGGTACTGTATTTGTAGAGTATATTTTATGTAACCAGCCAATGATACACCATTAATAGACTAAAAGGGttggataaataaatacatctgCCATGCATGTTTTACAGCCATTATTATCACAAATGAGGAGCACATGAGGAACAGTAGGTAGCTGTGAGCTACAGAAGTTTATACAGCCAGGGAGAATGGAGgtattgtgtgtgtataggTTATTTTATCTTTTGAGAGATACTTGGTATGGGCGATCTTGTAAATTAGACAAGGATTTTTCTATAGACCTGACTCACAATAAAGCCCCTTAAATTTCTTCTTGAAAACTTTTACATTTCCATCCACAGAGTGTAATACTAAGATGTAAAGTAGAAGACTGCCAACTGAAATATGGATTGCCGAAATTAATTCCTTACAGTTTTCATATACTGAATTACATGTTGGTTGACAAAcaagacttttaaaatgttcgcgtaaacttattttttattgtcattagCTTTTAACGTGCTACAACTAATAGATCAAAGTCAACATGAATGGCTCTGCATATACCTCTCAGCTGTTGTACTATTACTGTCATTTAGATATTCATTTAACtaaatgtgcatgtaaacgtttTAAAACAgggaaataaatatgattttaaaaaaaaaaacaaaaaaaaaaacactcctgCTGTCATATTGACTGATTCCTCTTTACTtgtatttaaccaggaagtcccgtTGAGAATGAAAATCTCCTTCACAAGAGAGGcctggccaaggtagcagccaatcaaaacacattcaactgcaacaaatacaacatgtaatgaatccacaataaaacaacaataactatTAAAACATAGTgacctctcaagaaaaacaataattaaatcaaatttgaAGCCATGCATAGCTCACATTTTAAATGATCAGTGTCATATGTAACATATTCTTATAAATCTTTTAAGTTGCATGATTTTAGGGGTCAAACCAGCGACCCATAACTGACTCAGGTGTGTTGTCTACAACTAGACGTTGTCCTGGTGCCACAGAGCTCTACAGTTGTGGATGGCCAGCAGCAGTTTCTCACTACATATAGACCTGCAAACTCTAGAGCAGTAAAAAGTTGACAAGATCACGTAAgaataaacaaatataacacTATAATATACTTTAACATttctctttattattatttatcccTCACCATTTCATATTGAACAGGAGAGATGCTGATaatgcagattattttttgacTGTATAGTAATATCATAGACCTTTAAAAGTCAATTTTGAAAAAGTAGCTAGAGACTTAAGGCATTATTCCGTATAATGCACATGAGGAATAGACTCATAATTAGTAATCACTGCAACTGATAGGCTGCAGTGACTCAGGCTTGATGAAACACAAAGTGGTTATTTGAGCTCAAACCAGGATCTCTTCTTAATGCATTATGTAATCTTTTGTTTATGAACAATAAAACCAAACTGCAAAATCTGAATTAAATGGAGAAGATGTTAAGGCTATGATAAAGCCAGTAGTGTGATCTAACAAAGTAATAATATTTTGTTACAATACTTTAGTAAAGTATTTGTACTTTTGGTAGCCCGTGTTTTAccacgtaactccccgtgtcttacggcgtaacttcccgtgtcttacgacgtaactccccgtgtcttatggcataacttcccgtgtcttatggcataacttcccgtgtcttaccatatacttattgggactttcatggtaactctctgacatctacatggcattttagaggaacctgttgtgtagtttcgcttgtcttacagtagacctgccggggtcttacagtggaactgctactgtcttatgctgtcactcccagtgtcttataatggaacttcatgcgtcttaccttgcacttactgggacttcccgggtgactctctgacatctaccatgacattttgggggagcctatatggtttagtttcacttatgacttacagtgtaactcgctatgtcttacagtaaaacgtcttacagtccaactccttttgtcttaccatgtaggcctacttattaaaacttataactataaaatcagatatgatttacagttttaaaatacatgaaaatcatactgcaatatgtaacctgtttaatcacacaatgacaacttcagagttataaaatatctttattctttaccacgcagacacctggtacttacatgctAAGTGCCCAAGACTTCTCCTGTAAGTACCAGGGACTGggttgtattgtaaagtgcacactgttcacccttccttaccatgcaggtacctggtacttacactctaagcacccgagacttctgctgtacctaccagggacttccctgtaattaccagagacctacactgtacttatcagggaccgggctgtattgtaaagtgcacactgttcgcccttccttaccatgcaggtacctggtacttacactctaagcacccgagactgtTTATTTACCAGTATGCACTTTGCctggtaccaggtacctgcatggtaaggaagggtgaacagtgtgcaatttataatacagcccgctccctgataagtacagtgtaggtctctggtaattacagggaaagtccctggtaggtacagcagaagtctcgggtgcttagagtgtaagtaccaggtacctgcatggtaaggaagggtgaacagtgtgcactttacaatacagcccggtccctgataagtacagtgtaggtctctggtaattacagggaaagtccctggtaggtacagcagaagtctcgggtgcttagagtgtaagtaccaggtacctgcatggcaaggaagggtgaacagtgtgcactttacaatacagcccggtccctgataagtacagtgtaggtctctggtaattacagggaaagtccctggtaggtacagcagaagtctcgggtgcttagagtgtaagtaccaggtacctgcatggtaaggaagggtgaacagtgtgcactttacaatacaaccaggtccctggtacttacaggaagtcttgggcacttagcatgtaagtaccaggtgtctgcgtggtaaagaataaagatattttataactctgaagttgtcattgtgtgattaaacaggttacatattgcagtatgattttcgtgtattttaaaactgtaaatcatatctgattttatagttataagttttaataagtaggcctacatggtaagacaaaaggagttggactgtaagacgttttactgtaagacatagcgagttacactgtaagtcataagtgaaactaaaccatataggctcccccaaaatgtcatggtagatgtcagagagtcacccgggaagtcccagtaagtgcaaggtaagacgcatgaagttccattataagacactgggagtgacagcataagacagtagcagttccactgtaagaccccggcaggtcttagaggagttacgccgtaagacacggggagttacgccgtaagacacgggaagttacgtcgtaaaacacgggctgtattataaagtgctaccctcacttttactccactacatctcccAAATGAAATgtatacttttactccactacgtATCTACGTATTGATGTAaaagttaactttttttttaaataaaatcctTTAAGTTGTGACGAGGACCTCATTTTTCATCAACTGTAATGTAAGCTCCATTTTTAAGCTGTGACATATTTAGAAGAAATAAACTTTATAATCCTTGGAATTCTGACTGCTTGCTTTTTAATTAACAGcatttacttgtacttttactttcaatcacttcattacatttatttttttggatattatttattaatatatttattttttaaaaatatttttgttattgatgTTCATTAAATATCAGATTTGAGACTTGAGATTAAGACTCAGGTAATATTCTAATAGGTGACTTTAACTTCTACCAGTCTTTTTCTGGTAACATATCTGTGATTTAATGCCTTTCAGgtacttcatccaccactgAATGTAGCCACTAactacattttcagttttgtaAGTGGTTCACCTGATGggctttcttcttttttcatctttaaTTGTTGTTTGGTCATTTATTTATAACACTTGTGCTTTAGTTTagtgttatctgtgtgttttatgttgttctGCATTGCAAAGCACTTTGTTccccttattattattattattgttattattattattattattattattattattattatcattattattgaaCTAATTCTTGAGGTTGAGATTTTTAATAATTCATTAttgataacatttttttattcctcttcttcctcctcctcttatcTGTATACAGTCTGTGATTACTACTCATGTTTAATCGTGATTTTATACCTCCCAGAAGTGTAAAGTGATCCTACGTCAGGTTCCGCTTTCATTGTGCGCGCTCTCGTGAGACTCATGCACTTCCCGGCAGGCACGCGGGGACAGCAACACTTGTCAGCGGATCACATGATATGACAAAGCAGCTAGCTACTTCCTGTGTAGACTGATAGCCAATTCACATCTAGACGGCCGCAGAGACTGCGACTACCGTGTCATCCAAGATGCTGGCCCTCATAAACAGGCTGTTGGACTGGTTCAGGTCCCTCTTTTGGAAGGAAGAGATGGAGCTGACGTTGGTGGGACTTCAGTACTCCGGAAAGACCACATTCGTCAATGTGATTGCAGTAAGTAGCTAGCAAACAAGCACTGTCAGTGTGGGCCCCGGCTAATACCTGGGAGAGGCTGTGGGCGATATATATGATATAAACTGTATGTAATGACCACAGCATTCATAGGTTATTGTTCCATAACATGCACAGGAATGTGTTGGTGCCTTTTAAATGTCATATATCGCTGCGGTACGAACACTAGTAGCGATGTGACTCAGTTGTTGTTTGGCTAACTAAGCTAGAGTGACGAAGTTCTTGGTATGACTGTGCGCTTACTTATGAAAGCGGTCATGTGAACGGAGTTGTCATTGCTTTGTAATAGCTGCCGGTGTGTCAACATCAACTGCATGTTGCCTACACGGGCCACTCGTCAACTTTGTAAACAGCCCGTCTTGTCTACGTCATCTAGCCAGGGTGAAGTGAAGCGGACGAGGCCCGGAGCCATCATACCCGCAGGCTGCCAGCTGTCTGTGTTATTAGGATAGGTCACATAGGTGGAGAGCTACATTTGCTTTGTGTATCCTGCTGTAAGGCAAGCCAGCAAAACTGAATTCATTATGGCCGTCGGCTCCTGTGCGTTCTCCCTCCCATAAAAAATATTCCCTTGTTGTTGAGTCCAGATTTATGGCACGTTGTCACATAGCTAGCACTGCCAGTATTAAAACTTTATGatatctttgtttgtttgtgtgtctcactTGTTTATCGTGCCACAGCCTTGAGTGGGTGTGGGGTTATATTCTGTAGTCCAGTGTTGTTTATGTCTGTGTTTCTAGGTGATAGAGCATACTGCAGTTTTAAGAAGTCAAGTTGAAGGCCACAGTACTCTAGGCTCCCCCTCCCTTGGATTCATCTCAAGAGCTCACAGTTTTTCCGGGTCTGCTGTGGTCATGTGAGGTGATCTGTGATTAGATTTGCACAAAGCTGCCTTCACTTTGCAAGACTGCCGGACTGAAACCAGGCTGTATATGAGCGACACAATCGCAGCTATTAAAGTCATCTGGCGTATCTGAATTTCTTTCATATCTGTTTCTATCAAAGCAGGTTGCGCTGGTTTTAGTGGGTGGCCCCACTTTTAGGTTAAATGCTTTGTATGGCACTTCTACGCTTGTGGAATGTTTGGTTACAAAGCACCGTCTGGTTGCAGGAAACTTGATCGGAAGCGAATGTATGCTGATGCAGAGATGCCATCATCTTAACATGATTCATGGAGTAAAATGACAATTGTTCAATTTGAGGCTTCaggcagctaaaaaaaaacttgtaatCATATGATTTCTCAATTTATTCTGACCCCATGCACAGAAATAATTCACATCCACTAAGCTTTTCATGTGACTTAATTAAATGAAACCATACTGACTTAATTACATgaagacatgtttttatttggtgATACTGATGCAGAGACAGTAACATAGTACTGAATGTCTTTACACAAATGGTAGAAATTAAATAGCACCAAGATTGAAAAGAGACAAACTAGGTGCTTGTGAGTTTTTGTAATACCTTTTCAGCACTATATATTTCACATGCTAGTTGAGATTTCACTAACATGCTTccttttgttttacatttgtctCGTGCAGTCAGGCCAGTTCAGTGAAGACATGATTCCCACAGTTGGTTTCAACATGCGGAAGGTCACTAAAGGCAATGTGACAATAAAGGTAGGCTAATAAGCCAACATTTCCAGCGGGATGCTTTTACTGTTCAACTCTATTCCATTTTACACTGGACAAGTGCCAGCGTAGAGCCCTTTAGTCTGAACTGTAGAGCAGTAATGGTGCAATGATTGGTTTATAAAGGGAGCGAAATGGCGCAGAGGCTTTTGCCCTGCTTAAGACTGTGTTTTTGATTCTATGCTTTCTCGCCTCAGATATGGGACATAGGTGGACAGCCTCGCTTCAGAAGCATGTGGGAGCGCTACTGTCGAGGAGTCAATGCTATTGTGTAAGTTTGTGGACACTACAAAGTACAGCAGGTGCCTTTGTGAGCAGAATGTACTATTTGTCTTCCTAAGGTCGCTGAGAAACTGAAAGTGAATTATTTATACATACTAATACAACACAATGCTTAGGCAATGTCTTTACATTTGGCTTGGTATCTCTTCATTTACATGTGTTCTTACAAAGTTAATCTTGTAGTAAGAAGTAAACATTTGGTTTTCACTTATGATTTAGTGATACAGGTATTTTAGTGCTTCCAAACTCTCTAAGTAGTATTTCTCCCCCCCTTGCAGTTACATGGTGGATGCAGCAGACCGAGACAAGATAGAAGCTTCCAGAAATGAACTGCACAACCTTTTAGACAAACCACAGCTACAAGGAATTCCTGTAAGAAGACACTTGTGGTGTTTGGCCCAAAAGCTCCTGATGTTACAGCCTCACCTTGGGTCATCACATTGATTTCTGAGGAACTAGTGACTCTGATCACAAGCAGGAATGAGGCTCAAAATTAGTAATCACTGCAGCTGATGGGCCGCAGTGACTCAGGCTTGATGAAACACAAAGTGGTCTTTTGAGCAGAAGCCAGGATTTTTTAAatgagtttttttaaatatctaagCGGACTGGATGATTGACTTGACAGGGCTCGATGTGCTAAATCGATAGGCTTCCAGCTGATGTGActtgacaccacacacacacacagtttgtttttttcctaacaGTAACGATTCTGTGATGGGTGAAGCACATAGCTGAGAGAAATCCTTTAAACTGTCTGACCACACTGTGGGATAATGCTGATACATTGCTGTGTTTGATACTGATcagctctttttctttttttcaggttCTAGTACTGGGCAACAAACGAGACCTACCCAATGCACTTGATGAGAAGCAGCTCATTGAAAAAATGTGAGGCGCTTGAGACATACAGATTCTTGTTGATAATCCTGCACAAACTTGAGGACTTACTTCTGACTAAAGTATCCTATAGTCATAACTGGTGCATGATTAATCATTGCATCAAAGTATTATGTGAGTCTTTCCAAGTGGTGATCCAACAGTGATGATGTCAGACACTTccaatatgttgaattatacACTGTATGACCAAAAGGATGTGGTCATGGGTGTCCACATACCTGTGTTAAATCTAAGATACCCAATTCATAACTCCTGTGAATAGCCTCCTCAGAGGAAGGGACGCTGTTGGTATCAGCCTCTCATTTTGGAATAAGATGATCAACAGTTACATGTCATCACAGACCACAGACTTCTGGCCATACGGTGTAGATGAATCATCAGGAAAATAGTCTCAACTTGGGGATACTCCAATTTAACTGGACACAGATGTTTAGAATGCAACGATTATTGGTAGGTAGAGATGTGCTGAGTTGTCCTAAGTTTCAATTGTGGGCAGATCCTGGGTATATTTAATAGACCGGTATGATCTGAAATACTCTCTTCTGCTTACTGCAGAACTGCTTCCCTTTGCGACAGCCTACAGTGCAAGCATTTCACTGTACGTACGAGTGAAAATGTAGAGCCAACATCGAGTTTGTCAGAATATACAGATTCACTAATGCCTACCATACACTAGAGGCCTTCTCAAAGACTGAAGTCTGAcactcacatctaaagacagtGTGAGTTTTGAGTCACACACTtaaagattttgcaaagactggggataCGTGCGTTTACATGGAGTCATGTATTCGTTTTGCATTCGGGTTGGAAGCCCTACCCGAATAGAAATGCTCTTTGTAAACACCTCAACCCGAAAGAAAATCTAATCGGGTGCACAGGggtggaatattccttttcagAACCCGAATGGAAGAAGTTTTCTGTCTTGTATACACCTCCTACCCGACTCCAGCCATTCCattctttctgcacatgctcgtttccttgcccttctggcgcgatgacgtatacagcgtgcatagcaacgggctgagatagagcagttgggctcgttgcactcaccggtttccattcgccaaagcacggtcttctatctcccttcttcgaccttctacctcccttctcctcctcaacagatgaagcattagcagaacaaggttgttgtcgtactgctgcttcaagaatataagcaaaacaagcccgaaaaaggcactaataacggcgtcgtcaagcatcttgttatccggaagaggactacagtgttttcttccggtaaaagtaaacacgtaacatccgccccgccccctatccaatcagaaaccttccctgccccaaaccttgctcAGACCCAAATAAACGTGATcaaactgatctcccatgtaaatcctcattcggaatgaatatttcccatgtaaactacctggaaaaactttaattccgaattaTTTCATTcggatttatttcattctgtatgagaagccatcatgtaaccacacccaaTATAAACCATGAAGAAAAACTGGGTTTTcatacaaactttacattttggatgtTGTCACCTTACTTTGCTACCAGTCTCCATTGATTAGCTCCGCTGATTTAGTGGGAGGAGACTGTGGGAATGTGAGGCAAACAGTTTCAGAAATCAAGATTTCTCACTAAACTAAGTGCTACTTGGTGGACCAGATACACAAAGAATTTAACAGGgactcttgttcactccacaactccaccagtttgTCCTCCTGTTCCACAGTACAAGAAAACCAAGACTTGTTTACGCTGTGGCACCTCCCCAGAGACCCTTCCATGTTTACCGTTTGTAGATTTGCAGATCCTGCCCTACTCTCCctatgattggctagtacttttTACCTTCGTTGGTTTGTTGGAttggctaggtttaggcaagagaaGTGGGATTGGTTAGGGGAAGGGCCATTCCTTCGCTATCCTGGGATTTGCAAATTCACTCACTGCTGGAGAGAGCACAGCTATTGCTTGCTGACAATTATCACATCAttgaacatgtttgattttatttgaacGTCAAGACGAGAACAAGAAACACTACACTAACACTAACAAATCTGTTATCTCATCACTCTTTTtaattagcaaatattagcGTACAACAACATTGAGGTAGCAGCTTCTTATTTTTAGTCAGTGCTGACTAGCACTTTGCTGGTTGGAatgacagatgttttgatggAAGTATTGGATCAGCGGAACAAAAGACTTTCAAAAGTCCTTAGAGGTTTCACATTTCCTGCTTTCCTTTTCTCAGGAATCTATCTGCCATCCAGGACCGAGAGATCTGCTGCTATTCTGTCTCCTGCAAAGAGAAAGACAATATAGGTAAGAGCGGATCAGAACATAAATGATTCTACCTCCAATAGCATAGATGCAGATGTTTAATGATATGTGGCCCTGCTgaagtcataaaaagtcataatatttcCCCCTCTGCAGATATCACGCTGCAGTGGCTCATCCAGCATTCAAAGTCACGGAgaagctgaaaatgaagccCCCCGCCCCAGTCGCAGCTCTGGCCTCAGCCCCCTAATGGTCATGGGACCTCGACAGCCATCCTTTCCACTGCCTCTGTGAAGTAATCCAGCTATCTGCTCACTACTGTCACCACCTGCACCACCCAGTACACTACCATAGATGTGCAGCCCCTGTACAGCACTACCGCCCTCCCAACTATCTGGAGTCTTGAAAATTTGTTTCAGTACTGTGCTAAAAGAAGGATTGTCCATACCCATCATGCCTTATTGCGATCATAATGGACATGCTCTGTGTTtgagttttttcctttttttcctcctcttttcaaATAGCCTTTGTTCCCCTCGACAAGCATCTAATGATGTGTGCTTTTCCCCAGCTACACCAGGACGGACCTCCTCTAATCCCATATTTAAACAACCGTGCTGTGGCTTGTCAACATTTGGTGTTTACGTGACAAGGTCGTGATTGTAGTTTTTAACAGTTATTTGCCAAATGACGATGGTAGCTTGTGCTAATACCTTCAATTCTTGATCAAATCTTCACAATGTAGCCTGCATTTAATTTGCTGGTGTATGAAAGTATCTATTTTATTAAGTGACTTAAGTCAAAGTTTACACATGATGTAATGATGAATAGAGGGTGAGACTATGAGTGGTTGTTGTGTCTGAGGCAAAATCCTGAGATAGGTCAGCAGAGATTTAAGTGCCTTTGGCTCAGTGAGTGTTCCAATCAGACAAATATTGCCCAATGCGAATCCTAACCCACTATTATAAATAAACACTTGGTACAGACGCAGCATAAATCCCTTGATTACACTTAACACCACCCCTCGACAATCCCATTTTATGTTCTGTAATCTCATAAACACATTACGATGTCTGAGAAAAGACATTACTGTGCTCACgatgaaaaacaaataatgacGGATGATGCAAGGTCAATAAGAGAATGTTACATTTGGTTTGGTTGACAGGTAATTTGAATGCTCACCTGTAGCCTGCGACACTTTAATGTAGCTTGAAATGTGGGCTAACTTTTTCTTGCAGTTCTCAGGTTGTTAAAggatttttctgtcatttttttttttttttttttttttaaatttaagacaGTATGGGTGCGCCCAAGTATCTGTTTCATAATCCCTATTTTGTTCGGGTTGGATAACAGAAAGCCAGTGTTAGTCATGATGACGGAGCTTACGGAGAACAGAAGACTCCTTTAGTTCAAAGCGTTGGGTGCTTGATGTCACCCATGCCTTTGCCACACCCTTGTCTGAACCCTGATGTCTTTTGTGGAAGCCTTAGCAACCTAAGGACAATGCTGTCTCTTAAAACAATGTATTGATTGATTTCCTTTCAGCGACAAGACAATGATTTCGCACAGGTTTGATCACTGTATATTAATCTGCCCCTTGCTTGGCCAGTGCATCTTGATCAATtgcttttttctgtgtgtgtgtgagtgttgctGGATCGGGGTGAGTTAACCCTGCTGCTTCAATGCTGTATGTAGGCCCACATGGCTTCTGCATTTCACTGTAATGTTTTCTACAGATCCACCACACGCTCTTGTCATCTCACatgttgttctgtgtctgttGGTGATCGTCGTAACCCTAAGTGTCGATTGTTgggaccacagcagcagtgaggggctgtaaaaaaaaaaaaaaaaaaatatttgggtGACTGTGTGGGTAATTTGGGGAAAGCTTTGTTACCTGTGTAATAATATAGCCTATTTGCAATTTGTATGTGCATGTGCTGAACTTATTCACATTCAATTGCAGACTTTGTAAATAAGATTAGCATTTTTATTCCAACAAACGAGCTCCTGTAGATGTCATGCATTCTTTCCCTGTGATTGCtaataaatttgtttttatttttaaggatTTTCAAGTGTGGCATTGAAATTCTTTGGGAACCAGCCATGTCAGTTTGTCACCACTAGGTGGAAGCAGGGGACTTTGGGAGGATTATGGGAACAGAGGGGAGCGCAGAATCTCGACAGTGCGGTTACCTGAAGTTGGTGCATCATAAACCTGCTTTCCTCTTTATGCATATAGTGATTATCACAGGGCAGATATCAGTCTTAAGAGATTTAGAATTGCACTGTGTATATGAGTGGGATGTGATAAGTCTCAAGTTCCAAGTCCAGATGAAGTCCTGAGTCCTGAACTTTGAGATCTGGGTCCGTTACAATtcataatgtgctcttcaccaaatgaAATGCTATCTTAATAACAGAGTAATATATGGCAtgtaaaaaatcatgaatgctttttaattgtttttacttacttgttaaaacaagtttatttCAAATTGTTGCATCTCTAACTTTAAGTTTTGACCTGcatgttttgcatactgcaCTTTGCCTTTTCTGTAGTTTTTATACGCAGttatcttt
This region of Epinephelus fuscoguttatus linkage group LG1, E.fuscoguttatus.final_Chr_v1 genomic DNA includes:
- the LOC125892040 gene encoding ADP-ribosylation factor-like protein 8B encodes the protein MLALINRLLDWFRSLFWKEEMELTLVGLQYSGKTTFVNVIASGQFSEDMIPTVGFNMRKVTKGNVTIKIWDIGGQPRFRSMWERYCRGVNAIVYMVDAADRDKIEASRNELHNLLDKPQLQGIPVLVLGNKRDLPNALDEKQLIEKMNLSAIQDREICCYSVSCKEKDNIDITLQWLIQHSKSRRS